In the genome of Victivallis lenta, one region contains:
- a CDS encoding helix-turn-helix domain-containing protein has product MRLSRFQPDSFPLKVLHFDHQSTIDVHEHVFHELVLVVAGEGRHVTPAEEYTLSAGDIFLIKPGNPHGYEVEHDFSLFNILYEPERLNLPLFDLADEPGYRAFFELEPELRRQFGFRKHFRLGKSQLDELTLLVERMKFETESEEAGHRFRAVALFMRLFERIARVFSSSTLFRENDELFRLSEVVSYLEQHLTETMTVAGLAERAAMSPATLNRAFRRTVGKSPMNYLNDLRISEAELLLLRKPSLPIAEVAAECGFDDSNYFSRLFKKRTGCTPRSFRQRNSN; this is encoded by the coding sequence ATGCGACTCTCCCGATTCCAGCCGGATTCCTTTCCGCTCAAGGTGCTGCACTTCGACCATCAGAGCACCATCGACGTGCATGAGCATGTCTTTCACGAGCTCGTCCTGGTCGTCGCCGGAGAGGGGCGTCATGTGACTCCGGCCGAAGAGTACACGCTTTCGGCCGGCGACATCTTCCTGATCAAACCGGGCAATCCGCACGGCTACGAGGTCGAGCACGATTTTTCGCTGTTCAACATCCTGTACGAACCCGAGCGGCTCAATCTCCCGCTTTTCGACCTGGCCGACGAACCCGGCTACCGGGCCTTTTTCGAGCTTGAGCCGGAACTGCGTCGCCAGTTCGGCTTCCGCAAGCATTTCCGGCTCGGGAAAAGCCAGTTGGATGAGCTCACGCTCCTCGTCGAACGCATGAAGTTCGAAACCGAATCGGAAGAGGCCGGACACCGGTTCCGCGCCGTGGCGCTTTTCATGCGGCTGTTCGAACGCATCGCGCGCGTATTCAGCAGCTCGACGCTGTTCCGCGAGAACGACGAACTCTTCCGGCTCAGCGAAGTCGTCAGCTATCTGGAACAGCACCTGACCGAGACCATGACGGTCGCCGGGCTTGCGGAGCGGGCCGCCATGTCGCCGGCCACCCTGAACCGCGCTTTCCGGAGGACCGTCGGCAAGTCGCCGATGAATTATCTGAACGATCTGCGGATCAGCGAAGCTGAACTGCTGCTTCTGCGGAAGCCGTCCCTGCCGATCGCCGAAGTCGCCGCCGAATGCGGTTTCGACGACAGCAACTACTTTTCACGGCTGTTCAAGAAACGAACCGGCTGCACGCCGCGCTCGTTCCGGCAGCGGAATTCGAACTAG
- a CDS encoding type IV pilus modification PilV family protein, whose amino-acid sequence MKKRYVKHGFNMVEVALALAVIGIGITSIMVLFPVGINANKAAIADNNTADVAEYLLGYVQMRINDDFRKPLNMSSGLIGGLKDTDNRNEKNIDSDSFESISGFDNLLLSPSGDVFRYEQKSFVNDEEVVDFSAEARLWAEDVKIEYRDWAQAGAPYTRGTLAVSDNYERLVYLELSWPADVPYKKGSDYLRERRLFVLDIFNPTFQLTPAINSTYNGVF is encoded by the coding sequence ATGAAAAAACGTTATGTGAAACACGGCTTCAATATGGTTGAGGTCGCGTTGGCGCTGGCTGTGATCGGCATCGGTATTACCAGTATTATGGTACTGTTTCCGGTCGGTATCAATGCGAACAAGGCGGCGATTGCAGACAACAACACTGCGGATGTGGCGGAATATTTACTCGGGTATGTTCAGATGCGGATCAATGACGACTTCCGCAAACCGTTGAATATGTCTTCCGGTTTGATCGGAGGTTTGAAGGACACTGACAATCGAAACGAAAAGAATATCGATTCCGATTCATTTGAAAGTATCTCCGGTTTCGACAATCTTCTGCTTTCTCCCAGCGGCGATGTATTCCGGTATGAGCAGAAGAGTTTTGTCAACGATGAGGAAGTTGTTGACTTCAGCGCAGAAGCCAGATTATGGGCCGAGGATGTGAAGATCGAGTACCGTGATTGGGCTCAGGCGGGCGCTCCTTATACGCGGGGAACACTTGCTGTTTCAGACAATTATGAGCGCTTGGTCTACCTTGAATTGAGCTGGCCGGCCGATGTTCCGTACAAGAAGGGCAGCGACTACTTGCGAGAAAGGCGCCTGTTTGTTCTGGATATCTTTAATCCGACCTTCCAACTGACTCCCGCAATCAATTCCACTTATAACGGGGTATTTTAA
- a CDS encoding pilus assembly FimT family protein: MNKRKRRNFTLIELLAVMLLMGVLMLLMLPAFNRMIKGNKVDQLASNLKLGLEQAQSLAAASRKYVALILPSNRATWKNDETKWFCYGGFRLAYVEPTGGSDYTFVKWVPQGEWKNSPNGAMLVYADDSSPGVESGGGCKGVLGKTSGSNSEFGSGMLNLLVPDTTEAMPTGTLNHCAVVFTPYGGLKNQTMYFVVAEALDAPSDQIVYPVRESGAKLDEKPTNFLKLRVNQFTGKVEYIQ, from the coding sequence ATGAACAAAAGAAAACGCCGAAACTTTACGTTGATCGAACTGTTGGCCGTGATGCTGTTGATGGGAGTTTTGATGCTTCTGATGCTGCCGGCTTTCAACAGGATGATCAAAGGCAACAAGGTCGATCAACTGGCTTCGAATTTGAAGTTGGGATTGGAGCAGGCGCAATCCCTCGCCGCCGCTTCTCGGAAGTATGTCGCTTTGATTCTGCCCAGCAATCGCGCCACTTGGAAAAATGACGAGACCAAATGGTTCTGTTACGGCGGGTTCCGTCTGGCTTATGTGGAGCCGACAGGGGGCTCTGACTATACCTTCGTTAAATGGGTTCCGCAGGGAGAATGGAAGAACAGTCCGAACGGTGCGATGCTGGTCTATGCGGATGATTCCAGTCCCGGCGTTGAATCGGGAGGCGGGTGCAAAGGTGTGTTGGGCAAAACGAGCGGTAGCAACAGTGAGTTCGGCAGCGGCATGTTGAATCTGCTGGTTCCGGATACGACTGAGGCGATGCCGACCGGTACGCTCAATCACTGTGCTGTTGTATTTACCCCGTATGGCGGTTTAAAGAATCAAACAATGTATTTTGTTGTTGCGGAAGCACTTGACGCTCCCTCTGATCAGATAGTCTATCCAGTCCGGGAGTCTGGAGCCAAACTGGATGAGAAGCCGACAAACTTTCTGAAGCTGAGGGTTAATCAATTCACAGGGAAAGTGGAGTATATCCAATGA
- the nrdG gene encoding anaerobic ribonucleoside-triphosphate reductase activating protein: protein MTPEEKIFRPSEEEPEAAEAASVFSAAPHGRSGLINLAGFDDESITNGPGLRAVVYAQGCPHGCPGCHNPQTHAFGTGRDCTPRELFERIRRNPLVSGVTFSGGEPLSQPSGFAELAALLKETGYEIAIYTGYRFEELLKMRNPAVRRLLEQADVLVDGPYRERERNILLRFRGSANQRILNLPASLKAGQAILMPPGRWRENA from the coding sequence ATGACGCCGGAGGAGAAAATATTCCGCCCGTCGGAAGAGGAGCCGGAGGCCGCTGAAGCAGCCTCCGTTTTTTCCGCCGCGCCTCACGGCCGCTCCGGCCTCATCAACCTTGCCGGATTCGACGACGAGTCGATCACGAACGGCCCGGGGCTCCGCGCCGTGGTTTACGCGCAGGGGTGTCCGCACGGCTGCCCGGGCTGCCACAACCCGCAGACGCACGCCTTCGGGACCGGCCGGGACTGCACGCCCCGGGAGCTCTTCGAACGCATCCGCCGCAATCCGCTGGTGAGCGGCGTGACTTTTTCCGGCGGCGAGCCGCTTTCACAGCCCTCCGGCTTTGCGGAACTGGCGGCACTGCTGAAGGAGACCGGCTACGAGATTGCGATCTACACCGGCTACCGGTTCGAGGAGCTGCTGAAGATGCGCAACCCGGCCGTCCGCCGGCTGCTTGAGCAGGCGGACGTCCTGGTCGACGGCCCGTACCGCGAGCGGGAACGCAACATTCTGCTGCGCTTCCGCGGCAGCGCGAACCAGCGCATCCTGAACCTCCCGGCCTCCCTCAAAGCCGGCCAGGCCATCCTGATGCCTCCCGGCCGCTGGCGCGAAAACGCATAA
- a CDS encoding PilW family protein, with product MSRKKFGKQRFTLIELLVSMAVFVIMLAMMLQFFVGAQRVWTGMEKRNDIYANGRVAMDLVTNLLQSQVSTEKNLPFVITYGDYSDADNNRKNDAICFFTKTSSNVGGGDRVRAVRFSMDGTDNTLIVRTLCSNDLTNKYESYFRAFGSTGGYASMNDSATDLESTVRSVDGSIVAERVTGFTIADPDNRRTSPSVNPPDTTTERVPKLVEVKLYMLDQKSFDIWKQMPASNADQKERRAEFLQQNERTFVRTVFFDDITETVN from the coding sequence ATGAGCAGGAAAAAATTCGGGAAACAGCGTTTTACGTTGATTGAACTGCTGGTTTCCATGGCGGTTTTTGTTATCATGTTGGCGATGATGTTGCAGTTTTTCGTTGGAGCCCAGCGGGTCTGGACCGGAATGGAAAAGCGAAACGACATCTATGCGAATGGACGTGTGGCGATGGATCTTGTGACGAATCTGCTGCAGTCGCAGGTTTCGACGGAGAAGAACTTGCCGTTTGTCATCACTTACGGCGACTATAGTGATGCAGATAACAACCGCAAGAATGATGCCATCTGTTTTTTTACCAAAACTTCATCGAATGTCGGTGGCGGTGACCGGGTGCGCGCCGTTCGATTTTCAATGGACGGTACAGATAATACGCTGATAGTCCGCACTCTATGCAGCAACGATTTAACTAATAAATACGAAAGCTATTTTCGTGCTTTTGGCTCTACGGGCGGATATGCGAGCATGAATGATTCCGCTACGGATCTGGAGAGTACTGTTCGTAGTGTAGATGGTAGTATTGTGGCGGAACGGGTGACTGGATTCACCATTGCCGATCCAGATAATCGGCGTACTTCACCGTCAGTAAATCCTCCGGATACGACGACGGAGAGGGTTCCCAAGTTGGTGGAAGTTAAGCTCTATATGCTAGATCAGAAGAGCTTCGATATCTGGAAGCAGATGCCGGCGAGCAATGCGGATCAAAAAGAGCGCCGGGCTGAATTTTTGCAGCAGAACGAGCGGACTTTTGTCCGGACGGTATTTTTCGATGATATCACTGAAACGGTCAATTAA
- a CDS encoding anaerobic ribonucleoside triphosphate reductase has product MLKNIVKRDGRIALYDESKIAGAILKAMAASSEGNPADAPRIAEEVGRVIEERLSDRIPQVEEIQDAVEVALMRNGYESVAKQYILYRAGRTRTREMKTGLMKIYDELTNASANASDMKRDNANIDGDTAMGVMLKYGCEGAKDYYEKYLLTPEQAQAHRSGDIHIHDFDFYALTTTCCQIDLLKLFKGGFSTGHGFLREPNDIQSYSALACIAIQSNQNDQHGGQSIVNFDYGLAPGVAKSYRKFYLMNLFKAAQILAPEKELKLEDFKKMAAAIREESDFGPQLGGNRDYEERELARLTEMLGSGERAAKAQEFALRDSEPETDKATYQAMEALIHNLNTMHSRAGAQTPFSSINYGMDTTPEGRMVIKNVLLATEAGLGHGETPIFPIHIFRVKEGINYNPGEPNYDLFKLACRVSAKRLFPNFSFVDAPFNKQYYKPGHPETEIAYMGCRTRVIGNVYDPERQITNGRGNLSFTSINLPRLAIEAKGDEKKFFDSLYDMMRLVVGQLNDRFEIQARKKVRNFPFLMGQGVWIDSEKLGMDDEVREVLKHGTLSIGFIGLAEALTALYGHHHGESDEMQAKGLEIIGKMRKFVDDLSAQTGMNYTLLATPAEGLSGRFIRIDRKKYGEIKGVTDKEYYTNSFHIPVWYKISAFDKIRKEAPYHALTNAGHISYVELDGDTAENLEAFEAIVRAMHDAGIGYGSINHPVDRDPVCGYNGIIGETCPKCHRHEEPGMPKFERIRRITGYLVGTLERFNNAKQAEERSRVKHGVGFN; this is encoded by the coding sequence ATGCTGAAAAATATCGTAAAACGCGACGGACGAATCGCTTTGTACGACGAATCAAAGATCGCCGGCGCAATTTTAAAGGCGATGGCCGCATCGAGCGAAGGCAATCCCGCCGATGCGCCGCGGATCGCCGAAGAGGTCGGCCGGGTCATCGAAGAACGGCTCTCCGACCGGATTCCGCAGGTGGAGGAGATTCAGGATGCGGTGGAAGTCGCCCTGATGCGCAACGGTTACGAATCGGTCGCCAAGCAGTACATTCTTTACCGCGCCGGGCGCACCCGCACCCGCGAGATGAAAACCGGGCTCATGAAGATTTACGACGAGCTGACCAACGCCTCCGCCAACGCCTCGGACATGAAGCGCGACAATGCGAACATCGACGGCGACACCGCGATGGGCGTCATGCTCAAATACGGCTGCGAAGGCGCCAAGGACTACTATGAGAAGTACCTGCTGACTCCGGAGCAGGCTCAGGCTCACCGCTCCGGCGACATCCACATCCATGATTTCGATTTCTACGCCCTGACCACGACCTGCTGCCAGATCGATTTGCTGAAACTGTTCAAGGGCGGCTTCTCGACCGGTCACGGCTTTCTGCGCGAACCGAACGACATTCAGAGCTACTCGGCGCTGGCCTGCATCGCCATTCAGTCCAACCAGAACGACCAGCACGGCGGGCAGTCGATCGTGAATTTCGACTACGGCCTCGCCCCGGGCGTGGCGAAAAGCTACCGGAAGTTCTATCTCATGAACCTCTTCAAGGCGGCGCAGATCCTCGCCCCCGAGAAGGAGCTCAAGCTCGAGGACTTCAAGAAAATGGCCGCCGCAATCAGGGAAGAGAGCGATTTCGGCCCGCAGCTCGGCGGCAACCGCGACTATGAGGAACGCGAACTCGCGCGGCTGACCGAAATGCTCGGCAGCGGCGAACGCGCGGCAAAGGCGCAGGAGTTCGCGCTGCGCGATTCCGAGCCCGAAACCGACAAGGCGACCTATCAGGCGATGGAGGCGCTGATCCACAATCTGAATACGATGCACTCCCGCGCCGGCGCCCAGACGCCGTTCAGTTCGATCAATTACGGCATGGACACCACGCCGGAGGGGCGCATGGTCATCAAGAACGTCCTGCTGGCCACCGAAGCCGGGCTCGGCCACGGCGAGACCCCGATCTTCCCGATCCACATTTTCCGGGTCAAGGAGGGAATCAACTACAATCCGGGCGAGCCGAACTACGACCTGTTCAAGCTTGCCTGCCGGGTCTCGGCGAAGCGGCTCTTCCCGAACTTCTCGTTCGTGGATGCTCCGTTCAACAAACAGTATTACAAGCCCGGCCACCCCGAAACGGAGATCGCCTACATGGGCTGCCGGACCCGCGTGATCGGCAACGTCTACGATCCGGAGCGGCAGATTACGAACGGCCGCGGCAACCTCTCGTTCACGTCGATCAACCTGCCGCGCCTCGCGATCGAGGCGAAAGGCGACGAAAAGAAGTTCTTCGACAGCCTGTACGACATGATGCGCCTCGTGGTCGGCCAGCTGAACGACCGCTTCGAAATCCAGGCGCGGAAAAAGGTCCGCAACTTCCCGTTTCTGATGGGCCAGGGTGTCTGGATCGACTCCGAGAAGCTCGGCATGGACGATGAAGTGCGCGAAGTGCTGAAGCACGGCACGCTTTCGATCGGCTTCATCGGGCTGGCCGAAGCGCTGACCGCTCTCTACGGCCATCATCACGGCGAAAGCGACGAAATGCAGGCCAAGGGACTCGAGATCATCGGGAAAATGCGCAAGTTCGTCGACGACCTGTCGGCGCAGACCGGCATGAACTACACGCTGCTGGCGACGCCGGCCGAGGGGCTCTCGGGCCGCTTCATCCGGATCGACCGCAAGAAGTACGGCGAGATCAAGGGCGTGACCGACAAGGAGTATTACACGAACAGCTTCCACATTCCGGTCTGGTACAAGATTTCGGCGTTCGACAAGATCCGCAAGGAGGCGCCGTACCACGCGCTGACCAACGCCGGGCACATCTCGTATGTGGAACTCGACGGCGACACGGCGGAAAACCTCGAGGCGTTCGAAGCGATCGTCCGCGCCATGCACGATGCCGGAATCGGCTACGGCTCGATCAACCATCCGGTCGACCGCGACCCGGTCTGCGGCTACAACGGCATCATCGGCGAAACCTGTCCGAAGTGTCACCGCCACGAGGAGCCGGGCATGCCGAAATTCGAGCGGATCCGCCGGATCACCGGCTATCTGGTCGGAACGCTCGAACGCTTCAACAACGCGAAACAGGCGGAGGAGCGCTCCCGCGTCAAGCACGGAGTGGGCTTCAATTGA
- a CDS encoding FKBP-type peptidyl-prolyl cis-trans isomerase: MSDQFKNEIDRMSYAMGMNMGEYLTRTPLEINLDAAREGIADFISKAPKLSQEEYVAMMQLLQQKMQEAGRRQMEQLAAANATAEKNFMAENAGKAGVTVTPSGLQYEVIKAGSGPKPSASDTVRVHYVGTLLDGTKFDSSIDRGEPAEFGVNQVIAGWTEALQLMPVGSKYKLYIPAAIAYGAQGAGQAIPPNAALIFEVELLDIVK; encoded by the coding sequence ATGAGCGACCAGTTCAAGAACGAAATCGACCGGATGAGCTACGCCATGGGCATGAACATGGGCGAGTATCTGACCCGTACCCCGCTCGAAATCAACCTCGACGCCGCACGGGAAGGCATCGCCGATTTCATCAGCAAAGCCCCGAAGCTCTCCCAGGAGGAATACGTCGCCATGATGCAGCTCCTTCAACAGAAGATGCAGGAGGCCGGGCGCCGCCAGATGGAGCAGCTCGCCGCCGCAAACGCGACCGCCGAGAAGAACTTCATGGCCGAAAACGCCGGAAAAGCCGGCGTCACCGTCACGCCGAGCGGACTTCAGTATGAAGTAATCAAAGCCGGCAGCGGCCCGAAACCCTCCGCGAGCGACACCGTCCGCGTCCATTATGTCGGCACCCTGCTCGACGGCACGAAGTTCGACAGCTCCATCGACCGCGGAGAACCGGCCGAATTCGGCGTGAACCAGGTCATCGCCGGATGGACCGAGGCGCTGCAGCTCATGCCGGTCGGCAGCAAATACAAGCTCTACATCCCGGCTGCCATCGCTTACGGCGCCCAGGGAGCCGGCCAGGCGATCCCCCCGAACGCGGCGCTGATTTTCGAAGTCGAACTGCTCGACATCGTCAAATAA